A region of Esox lucius isolate fEsoLuc1 chromosome 3, fEsoLuc1.pri, whole genome shotgun sequence DNA encodes the following proteins:
- the LOC105018752 gene encoding desmocollin-2-like isoform X2, which produces MHLFDHLMCGLLLYPRLHILNSTPDLTMDHCDTKKWQFTTNDPNFTIQPDGTIVTVIITMVPANGRQFSVLFQDPSGQKGVMKVYLGQKSGKVLKDGPLKRFKRRWSPLPFNIIENDDPPFPKNVELVRSDSSAIRPVYYTISGPGVTEGLFSVDKDTGMLLVNRAVDREKTPEFVFQFRVFDIETNQETDEPLPFTVNVIDVNDNAPTFTGPLRFTVLEQSKAGTVVGIVKATDLDQSGTDHSKIRYSLLSWNDLFFIDPETGVIATNTDHLDREAKDTYLVTVQIQDMNGAGNGLSNTATATVVLGDINDNPPTFTKSTYSVTIKENQEGGLILRIPVEDKDMVNTPNWNSEFVITKGNENGNVRIECDPKTNDGLIYQTKAVDYEKTKNLKLEVMARNQAELNGTLSRWESVPVDVSVEDVDEGPEFTAPTMFLSVKENTPNDTLIGTYIAVDPETKSSAGISYYKVSDPASWISVDKSTGQLKIANTVDRESRFVTNGMYNVPVKAVDSSLKTGTGTVIILVEDVNDHVPDVPSKLLLMCEEHGGVMGSVLVLAEDKDQSPYSAPFSFSLGKEHDGKWALNPLNDTAVILKQAQELRTGLYPVSLIIKDLQGFGKTQTVTVRICHCRNGACLPQWSSTSLGARAILAMMLALALLLLFCITFFCVTKNEKMEVEAIGGMLLESNIEAPGNDNLNRIYVPSSGLHQSVKGSVAGGRLEGVKKVTIGGALGSQQNLLQQSGGVLQNGLSGRYVLTRGGQYVGRQCGSGILDDHVFLKLNSSPAWSTWLTTGNFLQEKLAYLGTVEERQYSEDIIHQYGYEGVGSPAGSVGCCSDQGNQEDLDFLNTLGPKFKTLAEVCKQ; this is translated from the exons ATGCATCTTTTTG ATCATCTCATGTGTGGACTCCTGCTTTATCCCAGGCTTCATATACTCAACAGTACCCCAGACCTTACCA TGGACCACTGTGACACAAAGAAATGGCAGTTTACCACAAATGACCCCAATTTCACAATACAACCTGATGGGACTATAGTGACAGTTATCATCACCATGGTACCAGCCAATGGCAGGCAATTCTCAGTGCTGTTTCAGGACCCCAGTGGTCAGAAGGGAGTAATGAAGGTTTACCTTGGCCAAAAGTCTGGAAAA GTATTAAAAGATGGACCATTAAAGCGCTTCAAAAGACGGTGGAGTCCTCTTCCCTTCAACATAATTGAAAACGATGATCCACCCTTTCCAAAGAATGTTGAGCTG GTGAGATCTGATTCGTCTGCCATTCGTCCTGTGTACTACACCATCAGTGGACCTGGTGTGACAGAGGGTTTGTTCAGTGTTGACAAGGACACTGGCATGCTGCTGGTCAACAGAGCTGTCGACCGTGAAAAGACCCCAGAGTTTGTA tTTCAATTCAGAGTGTTTGACATTGAAACCAACCAGGAAACAGATGAGCCATTACCTTTCACAGTGAATGTAATAGATGTGAACGACAACGCGCCGACATTCACGGGACCACTGCGGTTTACTGTGCTGGAGCAAAGCAAAGCCG GGACCGTGGTGGGGATAGTGAAAGCCACAGACTTAGACCAGAGTGGCACGGACCACAGTAAGATCAGGTACTCCCTCCTGTCTTGGAACGATCTGTTTTTCATCGACCCAGAGACTGGAGTCATCGCCACCAATACAGACCACCTTGACCGAGAG gCGAAAGATACCTATTTGGTGACAGTACAGATCCAAGACATGAATGGTGCTGGGAATGGCCTTTCCAACACTGCCACAGCCACCGTCGTGTTGGGAGATATCAATGACAACCCTCCAACTTTCACTAAGTCCACG TACAGTGTCACAATTAAGGAGAACCAAGAAGGGGGCCTGATCCTCAGAATCCCAGTTGAAGACAAGGACATGGTGAACACACCAAACTGGAACTCTGAGTTTGTCATCACTAAGGGAAATGAAAACGGCAACGTTAGGATCGAATGTGATCCCAAAACAAATGACGGACTCATTTACCAAACAAAG GCTGTAGACTATGAGAAGACCAAGAACCTTAAGCTGGAGGTGATGGCCCGAAACCAGGCTGAGCTAAATGGGACCCTGTCCCGGTGGGAGTCCGTCCCTGTGGATGTCTCAGTGGAAGACGTGGACGAGGGTCCGGAGTTCACTGCCCCCACCATGTTCCTCAGCGTCAAGGAGAACACTCCTAACGACACCCTGATTGGAACCTATATAGCTGTTGACCCAGAGACCAAGAGCAGCGCCGGAATCAG TTATTACAAGGTCTCAGACCCTGCTTCATGGATCAGTGTAGATAAAAGCACCGGACAGCTGAAGATCGCCAACACAGTCGATAGAGAGTCCCGCTTTGTGACGAATGGCATGTACAACGTCCCTGTTAAAGCTGTGGATTCCA GTCTCAAGACAGGTACAGGGACAGTGATTATTCTAGTGGAGGATGTCAACGACCACGTCCCTGATGTCCCCTCCAAACTGCTGCTGATGTGTGAGGAGCATGGGGGAGTGATGGGTTCTGTGCTCGTCCTAGCGGAGGACAAGGACCAGTCTCCCTACTCTGCCCCTTTTAGCTTCAGTCTGGGAAAGGAGCATGATGGAAAATGGGCTTTGAATCCACTTAacg ACACTGCTGTGATATTGAAGCAGGCTCAGGAGCTACGGACTGGCCTCTACCCTGTCTCCCTGATCATCAAGGACCTGCAGGGCTTTGGAAAGACCCAAACTGTGACGGTTAGGATCTGCCACTGCAGGAATGGAGCGTGTCTGCCCCAGTGGAGCTCCACTTCACTGGGGGCTCGGGCCATTCTGGCCATGATGCTAGCTCTGGCCTTACTGCTGCTATTCT GCATCACATTTTTCTGTGTGACTAAGAATGAGAAAATGGAGGTGGAGGCTATTGGTGGCATGCTTCTGGAGTCTAACATTGAGGCCCCAGGGAATGAT AATTTAAATCGCATCTATGTTCCGTCGTCTGGGCTTCACCAGTCAGTGAAGGGCTCTGTGGCTGGCGGGAGGTTGGAGGGAGTTAAGAAGGTTACAATTGGAGGAGCGCTCGGCTCTCAACAGAACCTGCTCCAGCAGTCGGGAGGCGTCCTGCAGAATGGCTTGTCTGGTCGATACGTCCTGACTAGAGGAGGTCAATATGTGGGTAGACAATGTGGCAGTGGAATTTTAGACGACCACGTTTTCTTGAAGCTCAACAGTTCTCCCGCGTGGAGCACCTGGTTAACCACTGGGAATTTTTTACAAGAG AAGCTGGCTTATCTAGGGACAGTGGAGGAGAGGCAATACTCAGAAGACATCATCCACCAGTATGGCTATGAGGGGGTGGGGTCTCCAGCTGGTTCAGTGGGCTGTTGCAGTGACCAAGGCAACCAGGAAGACTTGGACTTCCTAAACACACTGGGGCCAAAGTTCAAGACATTAGCGGAGGTCTGCAAACAGTAA
- the LOC105018752 gene encoding desmocollin-2-like isoform X3, with the protein MHLFVDHCDTKKWQFTTNDPNFTIQPDGTIVTVIITMVPANGRQFSVLFQDPSGQKGVMKVYLGQKSGKVLKDGPLKRFKRRWSPLPFNIIENDDPPFPKNVELVRSDSSAIRPVYYTISGPGVTEGLFSVDKDTGMLLVNRAVDREKTPEFVFQFRVFDIETNQETDEPLPFTVNVIDVNDNAPTFTGPLRFTVLEQSKAGTVVGIVKATDLDQSGTDHSKIRYSLLSWNDLFFIDPETGVIATNTDHLDREAKDTYLVTVQIQDMNGAGNGLSNTATATVVLGDINDNPPTFTKSTYSVTIKENQEGGLILRIPVEDKDMVNTPNWNSEFVITKGNENGNVRIECDPKTNDGLIYQTKAVDYEKTKNLKLEVMARNQAELNGTLSRWESVPVDVSVEDVDEGPEFTAPTMFLSVKENTPNDTLIGTYIAVDPETKSSAGISYYKVSDPASWISVDKSTGQLKIANTVDRESRFVTNGMYNVPVKAVDSSLKTGTGTVIILVEDVNDHVPDVPSKLLLMCEEHGGVMGSVLVLAEDKDQSPYSAPFSFSLGKEHDGKWALNPLNDTAVILKQAQELRTGLYPVSLIIKDLQGFGKTQTVTVRICHCRNGACLPQWSSTSLGARAILAMMLALALLLLFCITFFCVTKNEKMEVEAIGGMLLESNIEAPGNDNLNRIYVPSSGLHQSVKGSVAGGRLEGVKKVTIGGALGSQQNLLQQSGGVLQNGLSGRYVLTRGGQYVGRQCGSGILDDHVFLKLNSSPAWSTWLTTGNFLQEKLAYLGTVEERQYSEDIIHQYGYEGVGSPAGSVGCCSDQGNQEDLDFLNTLGPKFKTLAEVCKQ; encoded by the exons ATGCATCTTTTTG TGGACCACTGTGACACAAAGAAATGGCAGTTTACCACAAATGACCCCAATTTCACAATACAACCTGATGGGACTATAGTGACAGTTATCATCACCATGGTACCAGCCAATGGCAGGCAATTCTCAGTGCTGTTTCAGGACCCCAGTGGTCAGAAGGGAGTAATGAAGGTTTACCTTGGCCAAAAGTCTGGAAAA GTATTAAAAGATGGACCATTAAAGCGCTTCAAAAGACGGTGGAGTCCTCTTCCCTTCAACATAATTGAAAACGATGATCCACCCTTTCCAAAGAATGTTGAGCTG GTGAGATCTGATTCGTCTGCCATTCGTCCTGTGTACTACACCATCAGTGGACCTGGTGTGACAGAGGGTTTGTTCAGTGTTGACAAGGACACTGGCATGCTGCTGGTCAACAGAGCTGTCGACCGTGAAAAGACCCCAGAGTTTGTA tTTCAATTCAGAGTGTTTGACATTGAAACCAACCAGGAAACAGATGAGCCATTACCTTTCACAGTGAATGTAATAGATGTGAACGACAACGCGCCGACATTCACGGGACCACTGCGGTTTACTGTGCTGGAGCAAAGCAAAGCCG GGACCGTGGTGGGGATAGTGAAAGCCACAGACTTAGACCAGAGTGGCACGGACCACAGTAAGATCAGGTACTCCCTCCTGTCTTGGAACGATCTGTTTTTCATCGACCCAGAGACTGGAGTCATCGCCACCAATACAGACCACCTTGACCGAGAG gCGAAAGATACCTATTTGGTGACAGTACAGATCCAAGACATGAATGGTGCTGGGAATGGCCTTTCCAACACTGCCACAGCCACCGTCGTGTTGGGAGATATCAATGACAACCCTCCAACTTTCACTAAGTCCACG TACAGTGTCACAATTAAGGAGAACCAAGAAGGGGGCCTGATCCTCAGAATCCCAGTTGAAGACAAGGACATGGTGAACACACCAAACTGGAACTCTGAGTTTGTCATCACTAAGGGAAATGAAAACGGCAACGTTAGGATCGAATGTGATCCCAAAACAAATGACGGACTCATTTACCAAACAAAG GCTGTAGACTATGAGAAGACCAAGAACCTTAAGCTGGAGGTGATGGCCCGAAACCAGGCTGAGCTAAATGGGACCCTGTCCCGGTGGGAGTCCGTCCCTGTGGATGTCTCAGTGGAAGACGTGGACGAGGGTCCGGAGTTCACTGCCCCCACCATGTTCCTCAGCGTCAAGGAGAACACTCCTAACGACACCCTGATTGGAACCTATATAGCTGTTGACCCAGAGACCAAGAGCAGCGCCGGAATCAG TTATTACAAGGTCTCAGACCCTGCTTCATGGATCAGTGTAGATAAAAGCACCGGACAGCTGAAGATCGCCAACACAGTCGATAGAGAGTCCCGCTTTGTGACGAATGGCATGTACAACGTCCCTGTTAAAGCTGTGGATTCCA GTCTCAAGACAGGTACAGGGACAGTGATTATTCTAGTGGAGGATGTCAACGACCACGTCCCTGATGTCCCCTCCAAACTGCTGCTGATGTGTGAGGAGCATGGGGGAGTGATGGGTTCTGTGCTCGTCCTAGCGGAGGACAAGGACCAGTCTCCCTACTCTGCCCCTTTTAGCTTCAGTCTGGGAAAGGAGCATGATGGAAAATGGGCTTTGAATCCACTTAacg ACACTGCTGTGATATTGAAGCAGGCTCAGGAGCTACGGACTGGCCTCTACCCTGTCTCCCTGATCATCAAGGACCTGCAGGGCTTTGGAAAGACCCAAACTGTGACGGTTAGGATCTGCCACTGCAGGAATGGAGCGTGTCTGCCCCAGTGGAGCTCCACTTCACTGGGGGCTCGGGCCATTCTGGCCATGATGCTAGCTCTGGCCTTACTGCTGCTATTCT GCATCACATTTTTCTGTGTGACTAAGAATGAGAAAATGGAGGTGGAGGCTATTGGTGGCATGCTTCTGGAGTCTAACATTGAGGCCCCAGGGAATGAT AATTTAAATCGCATCTATGTTCCGTCGTCTGGGCTTCACCAGTCAGTGAAGGGCTCTGTGGCTGGCGGGAGGTTGGAGGGAGTTAAGAAGGTTACAATTGGAGGAGCGCTCGGCTCTCAACAGAACCTGCTCCAGCAGTCGGGAGGCGTCCTGCAGAATGGCTTGTCTGGTCGATACGTCCTGACTAGAGGAGGTCAATATGTGGGTAGACAATGTGGCAGTGGAATTTTAGACGACCACGTTTTCTTGAAGCTCAACAGTTCTCCCGCGTGGAGCACCTGGTTAACCACTGGGAATTTTTTACAAGAG AAGCTGGCTTATCTAGGGACAGTGGAGGAGAGGCAATACTCAGAAGACATCATCCACCAGTATGGCTATGAGGGGGTGGGGTCTCCAGCTGGTTCAGTGGGCTGTTGCAGTGACCAAGGCAACCAGGAAGACTTGGACTTCCTAAACACACTGGGGCCAAAGTTCAAGACATTAGCGGAGGTCTGCAAACAGTAA
- the LOC105018752 gene encoding desmocollin-2-like isoform X1: MAVPNMSLIRFNLPVNVCIFLIISCVDSCFIPGFIYSTVPQTLPVGHVISKMDHCDTKKWQFTTNDPNFTIQPDGTIVTVIITMVPANGRQFSVLFQDPSGQKGVMKVYLGQKSGKVLKDGPLKRFKRRWSPLPFNIIENDDPPFPKNVELVRSDSSAIRPVYYTISGPGVTEGLFSVDKDTGMLLVNRAVDREKTPEFVFQFRVFDIETNQETDEPLPFTVNVIDVNDNAPTFTGPLRFTVLEQSKAGTVVGIVKATDLDQSGTDHSKIRYSLLSWNDLFFIDPETGVIATNTDHLDREAKDTYLVTVQIQDMNGAGNGLSNTATATVVLGDINDNPPTFTKSTYSVTIKENQEGGLILRIPVEDKDMVNTPNWNSEFVITKGNENGNVRIECDPKTNDGLIYQTKAVDYEKTKNLKLEVMARNQAELNGTLSRWESVPVDVSVEDVDEGPEFTAPTMFLSVKENTPNDTLIGTYIAVDPETKSSAGISYYKVSDPASWISVDKSTGQLKIANTVDRESRFVTNGMYNVPVKAVDSSLKTGTGTVIILVEDVNDHVPDVPSKLLLMCEEHGGVMGSVLVLAEDKDQSPYSAPFSFSLGKEHDGKWALNPLNDTAVILKQAQELRTGLYPVSLIIKDLQGFGKTQTVTVRICHCRNGACLPQWSSTSLGARAILAMMLALALLLLFCITFFCVTKNEKMEVEAIGGMLLESNIEAPGNDNLNRIYVPSSGLHQSVKGSVAGGRLEGVKKVTIGGALGSQQNLLQQSGGVLQNGLSGRYVLTRGGQYVGRQCGSGILDDHVFLKLNSSPAWSTWLTTGNFLQEKLAYLGTVEERQYSEDIIHQYGYEGVGSPAGSVGCCSDQGNQEDLDFLNTLGPKFKTLAEVCKQ; the protein is encoded by the exons ATGGCAGTACCAAACATGTCACTGATCCGTTTCAATTTACCTGTGAACGTATGCATCTTTTTG ATCATCTCATGTGTGGACTCCTGCTTTATCCCAGGCTTCATATACTCAACAGTACCCCAGACCTTACCAGTGGGACATGTTATTTCTAAAA TGGACCACTGTGACACAAAGAAATGGCAGTTTACCACAAATGACCCCAATTTCACAATACAACCTGATGGGACTATAGTGACAGTTATCATCACCATGGTACCAGCCAATGGCAGGCAATTCTCAGTGCTGTTTCAGGACCCCAGTGGTCAGAAGGGAGTAATGAAGGTTTACCTTGGCCAAAAGTCTGGAAAA GTATTAAAAGATGGACCATTAAAGCGCTTCAAAAGACGGTGGAGTCCTCTTCCCTTCAACATAATTGAAAACGATGATCCACCCTTTCCAAAGAATGTTGAGCTG GTGAGATCTGATTCGTCTGCCATTCGTCCTGTGTACTACACCATCAGTGGACCTGGTGTGACAGAGGGTTTGTTCAGTGTTGACAAGGACACTGGCATGCTGCTGGTCAACAGAGCTGTCGACCGTGAAAAGACCCCAGAGTTTGTA tTTCAATTCAGAGTGTTTGACATTGAAACCAACCAGGAAACAGATGAGCCATTACCTTTCACAGTGAATGTAATAGATGTGAACGACAACGCGCCGACATTCACGGGACCACTGCGGTTTACTGTGCTGGAGCAAAGCAAAGCCG GGACCGTGGTGGGGATAGTGAAAGCCACAGACTTAGACCAGAGTGGCACGGACCACAGTAAGATCAGGTACTCCCTCCTGTCTTGGAACGATCTGTTTTTCATCGACCCAGAGACTGGAGTCATCGCCACCAATACAGACCACCTTGACCGAGAG gCGAAAGATACCTATTTGGTGACAGTACAGATCCAAGACATGAATGGTGCTGGGAATGGCCTTTCCAACACTGCCACAGCCACCGTCGTGTTGGGAGATATCAATGACAACCCTCCAACTTTCACTAAGTCCACG TACAGTGTCACAATTAAGGAGAACCAAGAAGGGGGCCTGATCCTCAGAATCCCAGTTGAAGACAAGGACATGGTGAACACACCAAACTGGAACTCTGAGTTTGTCATCACTAAGGGAAATGAAAACGGCAACGTTAGGATCGAATGTGATCCCAAAACAAATGACGGACTCATTTACCAAACAAAG GCTGTAGACTATGAGAAGACCAAGAACCTTAAGCTGGAGGTGATGGCCCGAAACCAGGCTGAGCTAAATGGGACCCTGTCCCGGTGGGAGTCCGTCCCTGTGGATGTCTCAGTGGAAGACGTGGACGAGGGTCCGGAGTTCACTGCCCCCACCATGTTCCTCAGCGTCAAGGAGAACACTCCTAACGACACCCTGATTGGAACCTATATAGCTGTTGACCCAGAGACCAAGAGCAGCGCCGGAATCAG TTATTACAAGGTCTCAGACCCTGCTTCATGGATCAGTGTAGATAAAAGCACCGGACAGCTGAAGATCGCCAACACAGTCGATAGAGAGTCCCGCTTTGTGACGAATGGCATGTACAACGTCCCTGTTAAAGCTGTGGATTCCA GTCTCAAGACAGGTACAGGGACAGTGATTATTCTAGTGGAGGATGTCAACGACCACGTCCCTGATGTCCCCTCCAAACTGCTGCTGATGTGTGAGGAGCATGGGGGAGTGATGGGTTCTGTGCTCGTCCTAGCGGAGGACAAGGACCAGTCTCCCTACTCTGCCCCTTTTAGCTTCAGTCTGGGAAAGGAGCATGATGGAAAATGGGCTTTGAATCCACTTAacg ACACTGCTGTGATATTGAAGCAGGCTCAGGAGCTACGGACTGGCCTCTACCCTGTCTCCCTGATCATCAAGGACCTGCAGGGCTTTGGAAAGACCCAAACTGTGACGGTTAGGATCTGCCACTGCAGGAATGGAGCGTGTCTGCCCCAGTGGAGCTCCACTTCACTGGGGGCTCGGGCCATTCTGGCCATGATGCTAGCTCTGGCCTTACTGCTGCTATTCT GCATCACATTTTTCTGTGTGACTAAGAATGAGAAAATGGAGGTGGAGGCTATTGGTGGCATGCTTCTGGAGTCTAACATTGAGGCCCCAGGGAATGAT AATTTAAATCGCATCTATGTTCCGTCGTCTGGGCTTCACCAGTCAGTGAAGGGCTCTGTGGCTGGCGGGAGGTTGGAGGGAGTTAAGAAGGTTACAATTGGAGGAGCGCTCGGCTCTCAACAGAACCTGCTCCAGCAGTCGGGAGGCGTCCTGCAGAATGGCTTGTCTGGTCGATACGTCCTGACTAGAGGAGGTCAATATGTGGGTAGACAATGTGGCAGTGGAATTTTAGACGACCACGTTTTCTTGAAGCTCAACAGTTCTCCCGCGTGGAGCACCTGGTTAACCACTGGGAATTTTTTACAAGAG AAGCTGGCTTATCTAGGGACAGTGGAGGAGAGGCAATACTCAGAAGACATCATCCACCAGTATGGCTATGAGGGGGTGGGGTCTCCAGCTGGTTCAGTGGGCTGTTGCAGTGACCAAGGCAACCAGGAAGACTTGGACTTCCTAAACACACTGGGGCCAAAGTTCAAGACATTAGCGGAGGTCTGCAAACAGTAA